The following proteins are co-located in the Triticum aestivum cultivar Chinese Spring chromosome 1A, IWGSC CS RefSeq v2.1, whole genome shotgun sequence genome:
- the LOC123182584 gene encoding uncharacterized protein isoform X1, producing MAAAALGLAARRLGGGALRQTQTRVVELGQRRLLPRSIHTEQQQHNCTKKDGVMKRIEKAKEELFDLSAEAHKTYGQDPDPACRKNFELLRDLFNHVKRRPDDPVWNVAMGARLRHDLVHLAGTYALVLGASIGASYMFSEAILWAALPSPRDGD from the exons ATGGCGGCGGCCGCGCTAGGGTTAGCGGCGAGGAGGCTGGGCGGCGGCGCGCTCCGGCAGACACAGACGCGGGTCGTCGAACTGGGGCAACGGCGGCTCCTGCCGAGGTCTATCCACACCGAG cagcagcagcacaatTGCACCAAGAAAGACGGCGTCATGAAGCGGATCGagaaggccaaggaggagctgTTCGATCTTTCGGCCGAGGCGCACAAGACGTACGGGCAAGACCCGGACCCGGCCTGCCGGAAGAACTTTGAGCTGCTCCGCGACCTCTTCAACCACGTCAAGCGTCGGCCCGACGACCCCGTCTG GAATGTGGCTATGGGGGCGAGATTAAGGCACGATCTGGTACATTTAGCGGGCACTTATGCGTTGGTCCTTGGGGCGAGCATTGGTGCCAGCTACATGTTTTCTGAAGCGATCCTGTGGGCGGCATTGCCTTCGCCAAGGGACGGCGACTAG
- the LOC123182584 gene encoding uncharacterized protein isoform X2: MAAAALGLAARRLGGGALRQTQTRVVELGQRRLLPRSIHTEQQHNCTKKDGVMKRIEKAKEELFDLSAEAHKTYGQDPDPACRKNFELLRDLFNHVKRRPDDPVWNVAMGARLRHDLVHLAGTYALVLGASIGASYMFSEAILWAALPSPRDGD; encoded by the exons ATGGCGGCGGCCGCGCTAGGGTTAGCGGCGAGGAGGCTGGGCGGCGGCGCGCTCCGGCAGACACAGACGCGGGTCGTCGAACTGGGGCAACGGCGGCTCCTGCCGAGGTCTATCCACACCGAG cagcagcacaatTGCACCAAGAAAGACGGCGTCATGAAGCGGATCGagaaggccaaggaggagctgTTCGATCTTTCGGCCGAGGCGCACAAGACGTACGGGCAAGACCCGGACCCGGCCTGCCGGAAGAACTTTGAGCTGCTCCGCGACCTCTTCAACCACGTCAAGCGTCGGCCCGACGACCCCGTCTG GAATGTGGCTATGGGGGCGAGATTAAGGCACGATCTGGTACATTTAGCGGGCACTTATGCGTTGGTCCTTGGGGCGAGCATTGGTGCCAGCTACATGTTTTCTGAAGCGATCCTGTGGGCGGCATTGCCTTCGCCAAGGGACGGCGACTAG